The following proteins are co-located in the Spirosoma montaniterrae genome:
- a CDS encoding tetratricopeptide repeat protein, with the protein MMNNQKKSLLTILFVGATLSAPVVAQDVPTALKDIEAARFTKAGQYLTQLASSSPTAENQFYLGYYYLRSGQPDQAKAAFEKGAAADAKNQLNNVGLAGVALMKKDRATAKTLIDNAVAQTKSKNIDVLTRAGEMYTLSEETNDPARALELLTLADEKHKKDKKGAGNADIEMLMGDAYFLKNDGGNAITRYENALSLNPSLAEANYKIGRLYLRGKNYQKAQEFFKLAIQNDPEFSPTYLAYADALANSRAYKSAATNYELYVQKSGTQDPETLLDVARYRFLAEDYKGATEYLDQLKGKINNPIADRMYGWANLGLNKPQEAVESLNRFISTAPAKVISDDYKYLGRAYGQLGTPEGDSLGIANLEKAAPQDTVENLYREIGEKYYKMKRYDRAAAYYSKAIANDKKPQNNDYLWLGLASYQYAPRIGRDSTAAPMDTAQIRQAKQMYYLKSDSAFAQMAQRIEADGKKYPLAYYYRAGANYYAYSNDRAKGAELATPFYEKFIEQATNPDSTDKADYKRYLITSYKSLAGFALLRKDDAKAKEYFNKVLELDPNDESVKKALEEPKPVATPATKPAAKPAAKAPAKKASASK; encoded by the coding sequence ATGATGAACAATCAGAAGAAATCGCTGTTGACCATCTTGTTCGTTGGGGCCACATTGTCGGCCCCTGTAGTAGCCCAGGATGTTCCTACGGCTCTCAAGGACATTGAAGCTGCGCGATTCACCAAAGCTGGTCAATACTTAACCCAATTGGCGAGCAGTTCCCCAACCGCTGAAAATCAGTTTTATCTCGGTTACTACTATTTGCGCAGTGGTCAGCCTGATCAGGCGAAAGCAGCATTTGAAAAAGGGGCTGCTGCCGATGCCAAAAACCAGTTGAACAACGTAGGTCTGGCGGGGGTAGCCCTGATGAAAAAAGACCGTGCCACAGCTAAAACGTTGATTGACAATGCGGTGGCACAAACGAAAAGCAAGAACATAGACGTGCTGACACGGGCAGGCGAAATGTACACGCTGTCGGAGGAAACCAATGACCCCGCCAGAGCACTGGAGTTGTTGACACTTGCGGACGAAAAACACAAGAAAGACAAGAAAGGCGCGGGCAACGCTGACATCGAAATGCTCATGGGTGATGCGTACTTCCTCAAGAATGATGGCGGTAATGCAATCACCAGGTATGAAAATGCGCTGTCGCTGAACCCATCACTGGCAGAAGCCAATTACAAAATTGGACGGCTTTATCTGCGTGGTAAGAACTACCAGAAGGCTCAGGAGTTTTTCAAGTTAGCGATTCAGAATGATCCTGAATTTTCGCCAACATACTTAGCCTACGCCGATGCATTGGCTAATTCACGGGCCTACAAATCTGCCGCTACTAATTACGAACTCTATGTGCAGAAGAGCGGAACGCAAGACCCTGAAACGCTGCTCGACGTAGCTCGTTATCGCTTCCTTGCCGAAGATTATAAAGGAGCTACCGAATACCTCGACCAACTGAAAGGTAAAATAAACAACCCAATTGCCGACCGGATGTACGGCTGGGCAAACCTGGGCCTTAACAAACCGCAGGAAGCCGTAGAATCGCTCAACCGGTTTATTTCGACAGCACCCGCTAAAGTGATTTCTGACGACTATAAATACCTTGGTCGGGCCTATGGGCAACTGGGTACGCCTGAAGGTGATTCGCTTGGCATCGCTAATCTGGAAAAGGCAGCCCCACAGGACACTGTCGAAAACCTCTATCGCGAGATCGGTGAGAAGTATTACAAGATGAAGCGATACGACCGGGCAGCAGCATATTACTCAAAGGCAATTGCCAATGATAAGAAGCCGCAAAATAATGACTATTTGTGGTTAGGTCTCGCCAGTTACCAGTACGCACCACGGATAGGTCGGGACAGCACGGCAGCCCCAATGGATACGGCGCAGATTCGGCAGGCAAAGCAGATGTATTATTTGAAGTCTGATTCGGCTTTTGCCCAGATGGCGCAGAGAATCGAAGCTGATGGTAAAAAATACCCGCTGGCTTATTACTACAGGGCTGGTGCCAATTATTACGCTTATTCGAATGATAGAGCAAAAGGAGCAGAATTAGCCACTCCTTTTTATGAGAAATTCATTGAGCAGGCAACCAATCCCGACTCGACGGATAAGGCAGATTATAAGCGCTACCTCATAACATCATACAAATCATTGGCAGGTTTTGCCCTATTGAGGAAGGATGATGCGAAAGCGAAAGAGTACTTTAATAAAGTTTTGGAGCTTGATCCGAACGATGAAAGTGTGAAGAAAGCACTTGAAGAGCCAAAGCCTGTTGCTACACCTGCTACTAAACCGGCAGCAAAACCAGCCGCTAAAGCTCCGGCAAAGAAAGCTTCGGCAAGCAAATAA
- a CDS encoding adenylate kinase codes for MLNLVLFGPPGAGKGTQSEKLIQKYNLVHLSTGDLLRSQIAAGTELGIRAKQLMDQGLLVPDEVVIGMIEHKLQENQSAAGFIFDGFPRTVPQAEALDQLLAQHGTDITTMIALVVEDEELIRRLLKRGETSGRADDRDETTARRRVSVYNSETMPVANYYSEQGKYKSIDGIGEIEAIFETICREIEKSMAKAKVD; via the coding sequence ATGCTTAACCTTGTACTGTTTGGCCCACCTGGTGCCGGTAAAGGCACACAAAGTGAGAAACTGATTCAGAAATATAACCTGGTTCACCTGTCGACTGGCGATTTGCTGCGGTCACAAATTGCGGCTGGCACGGAGTTAGGCATCCGGGCTAAGCAGCTTATGGATCAGGGGCTGCTCGTACCCGATGAAGTGGTTATTGGTATGATTGAACACAAGTTGCAGGAAAACCAATCGGCAGCCGGGTTTATTTTCGATGGTTTCCCCCGAACAGTTCCGCAGGCAGAGGCACTGGATCAGTTGTTGGCTCAACATGGTACAGACATCACTACAATGATTGCGCTGGTCGTGGAAGACGAAGAACTGATTCGACGATTGTTGAAGCGGGGCGAAACATCGGGCCGAGCCGACGACCGCGACGAAACAACAGCCCGCCGTCGGGTAAGCGTTTATAATAGTGAGACTATGCCTGTTGCTAACTACTACAGTGAGCAGGGTAAATATAAATCCATTGATGGTATTGGCGAAATCGAAGCTATTTTTGAGACGATTTGCCGGGAAATTGAGAAATCAATGGCAAAAGCCAAAGTCGATTGA
- the obgE gene encoding GTPase ObgE has translation MASSNFIDYVKINCRSGAGGAGSVHFRREKHVPKGGPDGGDGGRGGHIILKGNAQLWTLLHLKYRKHVKAENGKAGEGGRRTGQQGADVILEVPLGTIAKNPDTAEKLVEITEDGQEVILLAGGRGGLGNDHFKTATLQAPQYAQPGEPGREDWVVLELKLLADVGLVGFPNAGKSTLLSVVSAARPEIADYPFTTLVPNLGVVAYRDHKSFVMADIPGIIEGASQGKGLGLRFLRHIERNSVLLFLIPATSDDIRQEFNTLLNELRAYNPELMDKTRLLAISKMDLVDNDALKKIKGNLPKNVPVTFISSVSQQGLSELKDAIWQSLTVPSDPV, from the coding sequence ATGGCTTCGTCCAACTTCATTGATTACGTCAAAATTAACTGCCGGTCAGGAGCAGGGGGAGCTGGGTCTGTCCATTTTCGTCGGGAAAAACACGTACCTAAGGGTGGCCCCGACGGGGGCGATGGTGGCCGGGGTGGTCATATCATACTGAAAGGTAATGCACAACTCTGGACGCTTCTTCATCTGAAGTATCGCAAACACGTAAAAGCCGAAAATGGCAAAGCAGGCGAAGGAGGCCGGCGTACCGGGCAGCAGGGAGCCGATGTTATTCTGGAAGTACCGCTGGGCACCATCGCCAAAAATCCAGATACTGCCGAGAAACTCGTCGAAATCACTGAAGACGGTCAGGAGGTAATTCTGTTAGCCGGTGGTCGGGGTGGTTTAGGTAATGACCACTTCAAAACGGCAACCCTTCAGGCTCCACAATACGCACAGCCGGGCGAACCAGGCCGTGAAGATTGGGTGGTTTTGGAATTAAAATTACTCGCCGACGTAGGTCTGGTTGGTTTTCCAAACGCTGGTAAATCAACGCTTTTATCGGTGGTTTCAGCGGCTCGGCCTGAAATTGCCGATTATCCGTTTACAACCCTTGTGCCTAATTTGGGAGTCGTTGCGTATCGAGACCACAAGTCATTTGTAATGGCCGACATTCCGGGCATCATTGAGGGAGCTTCGCAGGGTAAGGGTCTGGGACTTCGGTTCCTCCGGCACATTGAACGCAATTCAGTATTGCTGTTCCTTATTCCCGCAACCAGCGACGACATTCGGCAGGAATTTAATACGCTGCTGAACGAGTTGCGGGCCTATAACCCGGAGCTGATGGACAAGACGCGGTTGCTGGCTATTTCCAAGATGGATTTAGTAGACAACGACGCCTTAAAAAAAATAAAAGGCAATTTACCGAAGAATGTACCCGTTACATTTATCTCTTCGGTTAGCCAACAAGGTCTGAGTGAACTCAAAGACGCGATTTGGCAGAGCCTGACTGTACCGTCAGACCCTGTTTGA
- a CDS encoding T9SS type A sorting domain-containing protein: MKHFSLASVLVAALLLPLLTLAQIQVSFPTTRAVFQRDNANQATFRVMGYYTSPITRVEARLQARDGRGTSFDWRTIQSNPTGGVYAGDLQGQGGWYNLQVRGMNGDQQVGEIFTVERVGVGEVFIIAGQSNAQGIHYDAPNPGNDLVNCVNYKYPNEAFPNDPPKPEFTKLDNTPGFTIAPRGVGSWCWGMLGDLLVKRLNVPVMFFNGAFQGTPVRNWRESAPEGGTAISIYNGDPFPPRQPYINLKLSLQFYASALGARAVLWHQGEADNLIFTSTNRYVNELQFVINQSRQDFGRPVPWVVARASYGDLISNDGQAVIAGQNQVIATTPNVFAGPSTDNIQIPRRRPPLNDPDAVHFDMAGLMELANAWNASLDDAFFQRSVPVAGITPPTVSVACAANNNLTFTINGQYSSVQWESGETTAAITKGAGGLYRAKVKDALGNTFFTPQVRVSDAPAASVVGNRPPSICVGNSLALTSNYDNATWLNQQTGATVTTGRSYTATTAGAYFVRVRDVSGCDFNSNVINLAVNPLPATPVVANERPTTFCQGDNTVLRASADNVQYNWNAGGQQSKSITINTSGSFFLTVTDQNGCTSASSNTVVVTANPVPAKPTISASGPTTFCADRNVTLTAPQEAAYVWTNGASTRAITVNQTNDYSVRLRNQFNCVSEPSDAIRVLVNPLPPTPTITAGGPTTFCEGNRVTLTANSANDVVWASGQITRNIIVSTAGIYAVQARDQNGCLSTFSPVVAVRVNALPAAPTILTNRPPTICEGDQIRLRIDGPFTVFWSTGDSTQSITTGRAGNYSARVRDVNGCISPQSAPTAVELRPLPPAPTVNIVGTYTLEAISSTNGTEFRWRRGTDSLATSSAVIKANQSGSYTARSSIVYSPTLTCFSLPSAPLVFTVDLTNNGLSVYPNPNPDKIVRVELRENLTDVTLTLYSLRGEVLRTFNVPIFDERKALELTYLPAGSYVLRVQARDFDASKRIVIGL; encoded by the coding sequence ATGAAACACTTTTCCTTAGCCTCCGTGCTGGTGGCTGCACTTTTGTTGCCCCTACTGACACTGGCGCAGATTCAGGTGTCGTTTCCAACTACCCGAGCTGTTTTCCAACGCGACAATGCCAATCAGGCTACGTTTCGCGTAATGGGTTATTACACCTCCCCCATTACCCGCGTGGAGGCCCGATTGCAGGCCCGCGACGGGCGGGGCACTTCGTTCGACTGGCGTACTATTCAAAGTAACCCAACTGGTGGCGTATATGCCGGCGACTTGCAGGGGCAGGGCGGCTGGTATAACCTACAGGTGCGGGGTATGAATGGCGATCAGCAGGTAGGTGAAATCTTTACTGTCGAACGCGTTGGTGTTGGCGAAGTGTTTATCATTGCAGGTCAGTCGAACGCGCAGGGTATTCATTACGACGCTCCCAATCCAGGAAACGATCTTGTTAACTGTGTTAATTACAAATACCCAAACGAAGCGTTTCCGAATGACCCGCCCAAACCGGAGTTTACCAAACTCGATAACACGCCTGGTTTCACCATAGCCCCCCGTGGCGTAGGTAGCTGGTGCTGGGGTATGCTGGGTGATCTGTTGGTGAAACGACTGAATGTGCCGGTTATGTTTTTCAATGGTGCTTTTCAGGGAACGCCTGTACGCAACTGGCGCGAAAGCGCACCCGAAGGCGGAACAGCTATCAGTATATACAATGGAGACCCGTTTCCGCCACGGCAACCCTACATTAATTTAAAACTTTCGCTTCAGTTCTATGCCAGTGCACTGGGGGCAAGAGCTGTTTTATGGCATCAGGGAGAAGCTGATAACCTGATCTTTACATCAACTAACCGGTATGTCAACGAGTTGCAGTTCGTTATTAATCAAAGTCGGCAGGACTTTGGCCGTCCTGTACCCTGGGTAGTGGCCCGTGCCTCTTATGGCGACTTGATCTCGAATGATGGACAGGCTGTAATTGCCGGTCAGAATCAGGTAATAGCCACAACGCCTAACGTGTTTGCCGGGCCAAGTACTGATAACATCCAGATTCCGCGCCGACGTCCTCCGCTTAATGATCCTGATGCCGTTCACTTCGACATGGCCGGGCTTATGGAACTGGCTAACGCCTGGAATGCCAGTTTAGACGATGCGTTTTTTCAACGGTCCGTACCTGTTGCTGGGATTACTCCTCCAACGGTTTCGGTAGCGTGTGCGGCTAACAACAACCTGACGTTTACCATTAATGGCCAGTATTCGTCTGTACAATGGGAATCGGGCGAAACTACGGCGGCTATTACAAAAGGGGCTGGTGGCTTGTATAGAGCAAAAGTCAAAGATGCGTTAGGTAACACCTTTTTTACACCGCAGGTGCGCGTTTCTGACGCGCCCGCAGCCAGTGTTGTTGGCAACCGCCCGCCCTCAATCTGTGTGGGCAACAGTTTGGCCTTAACGTCGAACTACGATAATGCCACCTGGCTTAATCAACAAACGGGTGCCACTGTTACTACGGGCCGAAGTTATACGGCCACAACCGCAGGAGCTTACTTTGTGCGGGTACGTGATGTAAGCGGCTGCGATTTCAACTCGAACGTAATAAATCTGGCAGTAAATCCGCTACCGGCAACGCCCGTTGTTGCCAACGAACGGCCAACCACCTTCTGCCAGGGCGATAATACGGTGCTGCGAGCCAGTGCTGACAACGTTCAGTACAACTGGAATGCTGGCGGCCAGCAGAGCAAGAGCATTACCATCAATACCAGCGGATCGTTTTTCCTGACTGTCACTGACCAGAACGGCTGTACGTCAGCCTCATCGAACACAGTAGTTGTTACGGCCAATCCTGTACCGGCCAAGCCTACTATCAGCGCGAGTGGCCCAACAACCTTCTGTGCCGACCGCAACGTAACGCTAACAGCCCCGCAAGAGGCCGCTTACGTTTGGACCAACGGGGCATCGACACGGGCAATTACCGTAAACCAGACGAACGACTACTCGGTGCGCCTGCGCAATCAGTTCAATTGCGTATCGGAGCCGTCCGATGCTATTCGGGTTCTGGTCAATCCTTTACCGCCAACCCCAACAATTACTGCCGGTGGGCCAACTACGTTCTGTGAAGGAAATAGAGTAACACTTACGGCAAACAGTGCGAATGACGTTGTTTGGGCCAGCGGGCAAATAACACGAAACATTATAGTGTCGACAGCGGGCATCTATGCCGTACAGGCTCGTGATCAGAATGGCTGTCTGTCGACTTTCTCGCCGGTTGTTGCTGTTCGGGTGAATGCGTTGCCCGCAGCACCCACTATTCTAACCAATCGTCCGCCTACTATTTGTGAAGGCGATCAGATCAGGCTACGGATTGATGGGCCGTTTACTGTATTCTGGAGCACAGGCGACTCTACCCAATCGATTACAACGGGCCGGGCGGGTAATTACAGTGCCCGCGTTCGCGATGTTAATGGTTGTATTTCGCCCCAATCTGCCCCAACTGCTGTTGAATTGCGCCCTTTACCACCCGCTCCAACCGTTAACATCGTAGGTACGTATACGCTTGAAGCCATTAGTTCGACCAACGGTACAGAATTCCGGTGGCGACGGGGCACTGACTCGCTGGCAACCTCATCGGCAGTGATCAAAGCAAATCAGTCGGGTTCGTACACGGCGCGGTCGTCCATTGTTTATTCGCCGACGTTAACCTGCTTCTCATTACCGTCTGCTCCGCTGGTCTTTACGGTTGATCTAACAAACAACGGCTTGAGTGTTTACCCGAACCCCAACCCCGACAAGATTGTACGGGTTGAGTTACGGGAAAACCTAACAGACGTAACGCTAACCTTGTATTCACTCCGGGGCGAAGTGTTGCGAACGTTCAATGTGCCTATCTTCGACGAGCGTAAGGCTCTTGAGCTAACATACCTTCCCGCAGGCAGTTACGTACTACGTGTTCAGGCGCGTGATTTCGACGCGTCAAAACGAATCGTGATCGGATTGTAA
- a CDS encoding T9SS type A sorting domain-containing protein, giving the protein MNNYLLLTRLFVIGLTVVSLQVSAQVNGQLIKITYPSSRAVFQRETDNTSTIYLSGSYYQPVDSVQARVQAEITGQGIGTNWVTIQRNPRGSIFQGSLRAQGGWYRLEVQAFAGGTVIARDEVRKIGIGEVFIITGQSNAQGFQNFGAVGASDDRVNCVVYDNTTANSLADPPAPTFQQLSANAIIGPRGQSAWCWGVLGDLIAQRFNVPVLFINTAWAATGSQNWAESAQGLPTKNIYAIGTPNELYPPGMPYANLVIALRYYCSLQGLRAILWQQGENDTFPLKTPRSTYAQRLQYLVNKTRADTDRYPAWVLARSSYTIGLTSQDVLQGQNDVINTYNNNVFAGPFTDNIQIPRFDDVHFGNRTTNNPGDKGLNDLGRAWFESLNSIFFASSRPLPPLPTPSITVACNTANNALTMTLPNLYQSYVWDSGQRTQSITVTQPRVYQAKLKDRFGNTFLAPAVDVQAPIQPTTPTVSLASQPDQPASAQQQICADSTLSLIANTSANSTAIWSNSAVGRAISLNQPGNYALQAVNVYGCRSPQVSGISLTVRPKVPTPTIEQVGTYSLQAVVPPGTDGQTDQFDWLRNGELIPQNGVVAKVTVTANYAARTKRTFRLSNGNNLMCLSDYSPLKSFVFNQADGGLSVYPNPSADGRVTVETVENLPDAEIDVFSLQGQKLFSGQVPVLNERKSVDLSGLSQGVYIVRVRASGFNVSRRIVINR; this is encoded by the coding sequence ATGAACAATTATCTATTATTAACACGTCTGTTTGTTATTGGATTAACAGTCGTCAGCCTCCAGGTTTCGGCTCAGGTGAACGGGCAACTTATCAAAATTACCTACCCGTCGAGCCGGGCCGTATTCCAGCGCGAAACCGATAATACCAGTACAATCTACCTGTCGGGTAGCTATTATCAGCCCGTCGACAGCGTACAGGCCCGCGTTCAGGCCGAAATAACAGGTCAGGGCATCGGCACCAACTGGGTTACTATTCAGCGGAACCCACGGGGTAGTATTTTTCAGGGTAGTCTTCGCGCACAGGGCGGTTGGTACAGGCTCGAAGTACAGGCTTTTGCCGGAGGAACAGTCATAGCCCGCGACGAAGTGCGTAAGATTGGCATTGGTGAGGTATTTATTATTACGGGGCAGTCAAACGCACAGGGTTTTCAGAATTTCGGTGCCGTAGGTGCCAGCGACGACCGGGTCAACTGCGTTGTTTACGATAATACGACTGCCAACTCGCTGGCTGATCCACCAGCTCCTACGTTTCAACAGCTAAGTGCCAATGCAATCATTGGTCCGCGCGGTCAGAGTGCATGGTGCTGGGGTGTTCTGGGCGACCTGATTGCCCAACGGTTCAACGTACCGGTTTTGTTTATCAACACTGCCTGGGCAGCTACGGGTAGTCAAAACTGGGCAGAAAGCGCGCAAGGGCTTCCAACGAAAAATATTTATGCTATTGGAACGCCCAACGAGCTTTACCCTCCAGGCATGCCGTATGCTAATCTGGTGATTGCGCTTCGCTACTACTGCTCATTGCAGGGATTGCGGGCCATTCTCTGGCAACAGGGAGAGAACGATACCTTTCCGCTCAAAACGCCCCGTTCGACATACGCGCAACGGCTTCAGTATTTAGTAAATAAAACCCGCGCCGATACAGACCGTTATCCTGCATGGGTGTTAGCCCGCTCGTCGTATACGATTGGTTTAACCAGTCAGGATGTGCTTCAGGGCCAGAACGACGTTATCAACACGTACAACAACAACGTGTTTGCGGGGCCGTTTACTGACAATATTCAGATTCCGCGTTTCGATGATGTTCATTTTGGCAACCGAACTACCAATAATCCGGGCGATAAAGGGTTGAATGATTTAGGCCGGGCCTGGTTTGAAAGCCTGAACTCCATCTTCTTTGCCAGTTCGCGGCCTCTGCCACCGCTGCCAACGCCATCGATTACAGTGGCCTGTAATACCGCTAACAATGCCCTTACTATGACGCTGCCGAACCTGTACCAGTCTTATGTGTGGGATTCGGGACAGAGGACGCAATCAATCACAGTAACCCAACCGAGAGTATATCAGGCTAAATTGAAAGATCGGTTTGGGAATACCTTTCTGGCACCCGCCGTTGACGTGCAGGCTCCTATCCAGCCCACAACACCTACAGTTTCGTTAGCCAGCCAGCCCGACCAGCCCGCCAGCGCACAACAGCAGATATGTGCCGATTCAACGCTGTCGCTGATTGCCAACACCTCGGCAAATAGTACGGCTATATGGAGCAACAGTGCTGTCGGCAGAGCTATTTCTCTGAACCAACCCGGTAATTACGCATTGCAGGCCGTTAATGTCTATGGTTGCCGGTCGCCACAGGTTTCGGGTATCAGTTTAACGGTTCGACCTAAAGTGCCGACGCCAACTATCGAACAGGTGGGTACATACTCGCTCCAGGCGGTTGTACCACCCGGCACCGACGGACAGACGGACCAGTTTGACTGGCTACGTAATGGTGAACTGATTCCGCAGAATGGCGTTGTGGCGAAAGTCACGGTAACGGCCAACTACGCGGCCCGTACCAAACGTACTTTCCGCCTGTCAAACGGAAACAACCTAATGTGTTTGTCAGACTATAGTCCGCTAAAATCTTTTGTCTTCAATCAGGCTGATGGGGGCTTGAGCGTATACCCAAATCCTTCAGCCGACGGACGCGTAACGGTTGAAACAGTTGAGAATTTACCGGATGCCGAAATCGACGTATTCTCGCTTCAGGGACAGAAACTATTTTCGGGTCAGGTACCTGTTCTCAACGAGCGGAAGTCCGTCGATTTATCCGGGCTTTCCCAGGGCGTTTACATTGTGCGGGTTCGGGCCTCGGGCTTCAACGTATCCCGGCGCATTGTTATCAATCGATAA
- a CDS encoding NADH-quinone oxidoreductase subunit A: MNATYLPADYVPVLIQLGLALGFIVTTMIVTHSIGPKRNSQKKDDPFECGIPVQGDARTPISIKYFLIAILFVLFDVEVIFLYPWAVNFKGLGVDGFIQMVLFMGLLLAGFYYVIRKGVLKWE; encoded by the coding sequence ATGAACGCAACGTACTTACCTGCCGATTATGTGCCGGTATTGATTCAACTTGGTCTGGCATTGGGTTTCATTGTCACCACCATGATTGTTACGCACTCCATTGGGCCGAAACGCAATAGTCAGAAAAAAGATGACCCATTCGAGTGCGGCATTCCTGTTCAGGGCGACGCCCGCACCCCAATCTCGATCAAGTATTTCCTGATTGCTATTCTGTTCGTACTGTTTGACGTAGAAGTGATTTTCTTATACCCCTGGGCTGTGAATTTTAAAGGACTTGGCGTGGATGGATTCATCCAGATGGTACTCTTCATGGGTTTGCTGCTGGCCGGCTTTTATTACGTTATTCGGAAAGGCGTATTGAAGTGGGAGTAG
- a CDS encoding NADH-quinone oxidoreductase subunit B translates to MASDIQLAGDIKVAKAPASYDGPGFSATSFDKVIGLARANSLWPLPFATSCCGIEFMSTMASHYDLARFGSERPSFSPRQADMLLVAGTIAKKMAPVVKQVYLQMAEPRWVIAIGACASSGGIFDTYSVLQGIDRIIPVDVYVPGCPPRPEQILEGVMQVQELAKNESLRRRNTEEYQKLLNSYNIQ, encoded by the coding sequence ATGGCAAGCGACATTCAGTTAGCTGGTGATATAAAGGTTGCAAAAGCACCGGCCAGTTATGATGGCCCCGGTTTTTCGGCGACCTCTTTCGACAAGGTAATCGGGTTGGCACGGGCTAACTCGCTTTGGCCGCTTCCTTTCGCCACCTCGTGCTGTGGCATCGAATTTATGTCGACAATGGCGTCGCACTACGATCTGGCCCGATTCGGCTCAGAGCGTCCGAGCTTTTCCCCGCGCCAGGCCGACATGTTGCTCGTGGCGGGTACGATTGCCAAGAAAATGGCACCGGTTGTGAAGCAGGTGTATCTGCAAATGGCCGAACCGCGTTGGGTGATTGCTATTGGTGCCTGCGCGTCGAGTGGTGGCATTTTTGATACCTACAGCGTTTTACAGGGTATCGACCGGATTATTCCCGTTGACGTTTACGTGCCGGGTTGCCCTCCTCGCCCTGAGCAGATTCTGGAAGGCGTGATGCAAGTTCAGGAACTCGCTAAGAATGAATCGTTGCGTCGGCGAAACACCGAAGAGTATCAAAAGCTGCTGAACTCGTATAATATTCAGTAA
- a CDS encoding DUF29 family protein, translated as MDELLELRQAITEGRYADALHIVDELDEMARDDKTNKIFSFMEILLIHLIKKSAEQRTTRSWENSINHAVAQIQRTNKRRKSGGFYQTNAELLETLHEAFVLALPQAAIEAFEGTLSDDELLAKIDRNQIIGEAMRFIEH; from the coding sequence ATGGATGAATTACTTGAGCTTCGCCAGGCAATTACTGAAGGACGATATGCCGATGCGTTGCATATTGTTGATGAGTTAGACGAGATGGCTCGGGATGATAAAACCAATAAAATTTTCAGCTTTATGGAAATTTTATTAATTCATTTGATTAAAAAGTCAGCCGAACAGCGAACTACCCGCTCATGGGAAAACTCAATCAACCATGCAGTGGCACAAATTCAGCGTACTAACAAACGCCGGAAGTCGGGAGGTTTCTACCAGACTAACGCGGAGTTGCTGGAAACACTTCACGAAGCATTCGTACTGGCCTTGCCTCAGGCAGCAATAGAGGCATTTGAGGGTACTCTATCTGATGATGAGTTGCTGGCGAAGATAGACCGCAATCAGATAATAGGTGAAGCCATGCGATTCATTGAACATTAA
- a CDS encoding NADH-quinone oxidoreductase subunit C, which produces MLTNEQVAQEIINQFGGAVSDFDDPFDLLTFSTTREQIVSLVQYLKNSKTLQVGFLTDLTAVHYPDSPGREFCVVYHLHSLIHNFRLRIKVYLSEDDIHIPTLIPLFASANWMERETFDLFGVIFDGHPDLRRILNMEEMDYHPMRKQYPLEDGTREDKIDALFGR; this is translated from the coding sequence ATGCTGACTAACGAACAGGTTGCTCAGGAAATCATAAATCAATTTGGTGGGGCCGTCAGCGATTTTGACGACCCATTCGACCTGTTGACGTTCTCCACCACGCGTGAACAGATTGTGTCGCTTGTTCAGTATCTGAAGAACAGTAAAACCCTACAAGTTGGCTTTCTGACCGACCTCACGGCGGTCCATTACCCCGATTCGCCAGGTCGGGAGTTTTGCGTGGTGTATCATTTGCACAGTCTGATCCACAATTTCAGGCTTCGCATCAAAGTGTACCTGTCCGAAGATGATATTCATATTCCTACTCTGATACCTCTCTTTGCCAGTGCGAACTGGATGGAGCGCGAAACCTTCGACCTGTTCGGGGTTATCTTCGACGGCCACCCTGACCTGCGCCGGATTCTGAACATGGAGGAAATGGATTACCACCCCATGCGGAAACAGTATCCGCTTGAGGATGGTACCCGCGAAGACAAAATAGACGCATTGTTTGGACGATAA